CAAGCTTTAGCGCAGGGACATGCACTGGGGCAACATGGTCTTGAACATGATCGTTTTGAGACGGGTATTCCTCCGCGGATGATTTTGGACTTGCCTCACGAATCGGCGTCGCGGGAACGATTGGCGAAAGAGCAGGCAGCGATTGAAGAGGGTCTCGCGGTTCCCAAGCTTCGAGAAAGGCTTTGCCAAGGACGTCAAATCCTAGAAGATGCGCTGGAGTGCAAGATAGGAGGTTTTCGAGCTCCATGCCTTTCGACGTGTGAGAATTTCTTTACTGCGCTGAGCGCAGAAGGGTTTTCCTACGATAGTTCGATGTATTTACAGGAGGGGGGGTGGGACCTTCTTCAAGGAAAGGCACTCGCTCCGCGACCGATCTCGCGTGTCGATTTCGACCGTTCTCAGCATTCAAGTGGAATAAGATCGCTCCCGCTGACTACCGAATACACATGGTATCTCCGGCAAACAGATTTCGAAGCAACGATGGCACTGGCGCAACATGATTTCGATTCGTGCCTACGCGCCGGCATACCATTTGTGACGCTCGCGCATGTTTCTCCGCTAAACCAGTGCGAGGACGGATGCGGCTTCGACTTCTATCGCCAACTCATCGCATATGCGCACGAAGCTACATCTGCTGTAGGCGACGAACTTCGGTTACTCAATCTAGATGAAACCTATGAAGTACTTTTCGATGAAAAGGAGCTTGCCTGAGAATATGATTACGATACCCAAAGCCGAATTCGAAGACCGTATTTCGCGTATACAAGCAGCTTTCGACATACAGAAGCTCGACGGTCTGATGGTCTACGGAGATGAGTACCGTAGAGAGAACCTCCGTTACGTTTCCAATTTTTGGCCGATATTTGAGCGCGGCGCCTGTTTTATTCCCAAGACGGGGAAGCCCATTTTTGCGGGTGCACCCGAAGGAGAGTGCTACGCCAGAGAGATGTGCCCGTGGACCGACCTCAGAAATATTAAGGAATTTGCCTGCGTTTCTGTCCCAGAAGAAATTGAGTATCCCTTAGCCAAATTTTCTTCTTTGCGGCAAATCATTGGCGACGTTCTTCGTGGGGGACAGCGGTTGGGCGTCGTTGGCAAGTTCGATATGCCAGGACCAATCTTGGATCGTGTACAAAATGCGCTTCCGGGGCTCGTGATAGTCGAAGCAGATTCAATCCTCAGAGACCTACGGGTGGTGAAGAGCGCCAACGAGGTTGCCTGTCTGCGGGAAGCAGGACGAATCGCTTGCCTCGGATACGAAGCATTAGTGGCATCGGCAGTACCCGGAAAGAGCGAGCTGGAGGCGACCGGCGCGGCAGAAGGCGTGGCGCGCTCGGCTGGAGCCGAAAGCATCCCGTTTACCGTGTTCGGTAGCGGCCAGCGTACAAACACAATCATTGGACGGCCCACTCGCAAGATCATCCAGGACGGAGAGATGGTGATGGTGGCTTTTGCGGTTCAGTATGAGGGATACATCGCAACGGTTGAGTATCCCTTTGTTGCCGGTGTCGCCACCGATGCACAGAAGCGCTTCTTGAGTGCACTATTCGAAGCTTCCACCATACAAGTGAGTTACCTCAAGAATGGAGTGATATCCGGAGAGATGGTCCGCGCGGTTAAAAGCGTGTTCCAAAAGCACAAACTGGAGCGATACGATCTGTATCCTCCCATGCATGGTATTGGTTTGGCGGAGGCCGAATCGCCCTATCCGGATGAAAAGGCGACATATCCACTACGCGCCGGGATGTGTGTGAACTCCGACATCAGTCTCTTCGGACACCTGGAGGGCTCCAATCGAATTGAAGAGGGATTTGTTATCACCGAGTCCGGTTGCGAATCCCTAACACCCTCTATTCGCGCCGCCTGCGCTGCCGGAGTTTAGCCATGACAAAGCACGGCGCGAAGATTTGGTACTTCGTTGATGGATATCTCCCCGAGAAAATCGGCTCTGGGCCCATGGAAGCGCACGAGGCTCTAATGATTTTGAATCCCAATGCCGCTGCGGCGACGGTCTTACTTGATTTCTATTTTGAAAACAAAGATCCAGTAAAAGGCATCGAGGTGATTGTCGGTGCGGAGCGTGTACGGGCTTTGCGGCTCGATCATCCTGGCGATATTGGCGATCTAAAAATTCCTTCCTTAACGCAATATTCTCTGCGTCTTCGGTCGGATGTGGACGTTGTGGCCCAGTTCGGAAGGTTGGATACCACGCAGGTCAACATGGCGTACTACAGTTGCGCCGGATTTTGCACTAGCAGCGAAAATAACGAGGCAAACAAATGAGTGATGTGACCGTGTCGTTCGAAGCGGGAATTGGTTCCGAGTTCGGAGATATATTGTCGAACAGGCCAAACATTTCTGAAAAGTTAAAAGTGGGTCTTTTGGCATGTGCTTATTTCGAGTATTGGCGTATGTTCTCTCCGGAATTTAGGCAAGACGTCGAAAGTGATTTGGAACGTATCGCGAAAAGGCTTGGGAAGGACGTTGATCTCATCTACCCGGGGGTAGTGGACACGCTCGATAGCGCGGACCGAGCGGGTCGCGCTTTCGCCGAAGCTGGCATCGGGATGCTTATCGTTGTCGATGGCACCTACGTGCCCGACTATATGGCCCTCCAAGCGATCGACTATATCCCGCATGTTCCTGTAGTGATGTTTACGACGCAAGTGGAAGAGAACATCACCCCCCAGGACAATTACGAATATCTCATGCGCAACAGTGCAATGATCGGCACTGCTCAGCTTTCAGCTACGTTTACAAAGATGGGGCGAGAATACGACATTGTGGTGGGCTCGCTTGCCGAAGAACGTCCGTTTGAAGAGATTGCTGGGATAGCTCGTGTACATCTCGTCGTCGCTCGCTTAAAGAAATTGAATATTGGTGTCGTTGGCCATGTGTTTCGGGGAATGTACGATCTGGAAAATGACCGGACCAGAGTGCGAGGTTTCCTTGGGCCCAATGTCATCACGGTTGAGCTTGCACATCTTCTTCGGCAGTGGGAAGGCGTGCAGGACGAAGACACAAGGGAGGTTGCAAAGACTCTAGCTCGGCGCTTCCGCCAGCAGGGACCAAAAGAAGAGGATTGGTACAGATCCGTACGGCTGGCGATCGCCATGGAGCGCTTGGTTGAACATTTGCGCCTAGATTCGTTGTGTGTGCTAGGGCAGCATCACATCGAAAAAGCTACTGGAGCGCCGACCCGACTTGGCGCCTGTATGATGCTCGAAAAAGGAAAGCACCTCGTCGGGTCGGAAGGAGACATTATTGGTCTTACGATGATGCATATCCTGTACTGGCTTACAGGGAATTCACCGCTGGCGGCCGAATGGGGTCAGTACGATGCTGCTCACAACGCGCTCTTGCTTGTTGGACATGGCATGGCCTCACCTGCGCTCGCTGGCTCCGATGACCGCATAACGCTAACCAGCGCCCCGGAAGAATGGGGCTTTCAGGGGGCGGGTATCAATATGGAATTCATTATGAGTCCGGGAACAGTAACAATGGCCCATATGCTCGACACGCCGAAAGGATGGCAAATGCTAATCTCTGGAGGCGAAGCGCTGGATTACCCATGCCTTCCTTGCCAAGAGGTACACGCTCTGGTCAAGGTTGAGCGGCCAGTGAAGGAATACTTAGTGGAGCTACAGCGTCGTGGTGTCACTCACCATGTAGTTGTCGCTCACGGCGACGTTCGGCGCGAATTACAAAAATTAGCGTCGGTCCTGCAGATTGGATCGTTCGTTCTTTAACGAAAAGAGGATATTCGATTGAAAGCACTTGTTCTCGGCGCGCATCTCGATGATAGTGTCATTGCCCTCGGTGGAATATTGCGCAAAATGGCGAATGCGGGATGCGATGTAAATGTCGTTTGCTTCGGCCATAGTGATGAGGACTTTGCGGATATTGCCGACAAAGAAACGGCCGCGGAGCGTATTACGGCTCAGGCTGTCGCAGCTCACAAGATCCTCGGAGTGAAGTCGTTTGAATGTTTCCACTATCCAGACTATGCAGTTCAGGAGAACCGAGAGACATACCGGCTTTGCATTGAAAGTATCCGCAAATACGAACCGGATATCGTTTTTGGTCACTCCTGGAATGAATATTTTCAACATCGGGCGATGGCGCGCTTGAGCTGCGACTCATGGTGGCAGGCGGCTTGGAGTTGCAGTGCCGATTTAGGACCGCCATGGTTCGCAAGGTCTCTTTACCATTTCGAGGTAATCCAATCGCTCTCAGAGCCAAGCGATATCGTCGATATTTCCGAAACTTTCGAGGCGAAGATGGCAGCCTGGCGATGCTTCCAATCGAGTTCGGATATCGTCGAGCCGAAATCAGAGGATGAAAAATCTTCTCGTCGAAACTATGGCTCAACGATGGGATCGCTAACTGAGCAACTTGAAACGCGCGCTCGGTATTACGGAAGTCTAATTGGCGTTAGATATGCGGAAGCATTGAAGAGATCCGATTTCCTCCCCCGAGCAGTACATGACATCAAGCTTCTTTAAAAAAGGTAACGACAATGCCCTATGGATTTCTTTTTCTGGCCGTAGCGAGCCTCGGCATGATCGGTGTTTTGCACAAGGTGGCGGATCATAGGCGATGCCGGCCAGAGGCCATCAATTTATTTATCTTTCTTGGTGGCGTTGTAGTAATGAGCGTACTCTCCTTCTGGCGCTTCGGAGCTGCAGGCGTGCTGGATACCCCCCGTATCGCATGGGTTACTGCTGCGACGTGCGGTCTTCTTGCCTCTCTGGCCATCTTGAGCTTTCAGCGCGGAGTCCGGTACGGAAAAATATCAACAAGCTGGCTCGTTATTAATCTCTCAATGGCCGTCCCTACTGTGTTATCGATTGTGGTCTACCGCGAAGAAATCACGAGACGACGAGCGGTTGGGTTGCTGTTGGCTGTTGCGACGCTTGTTATTCTTTGGCGGGAAAGAGTGCGAGAGGAAGCAAGCGGCGAGGTTATTGCCATTGCCCAAGTGCCGGAGAAATAAATATGTATCAGCGTTACATGGCATTGGCATTTGTTACTAATGGCCTCGGAGCTTATGGGCTTCGTGTTTTGGCCGGCGCGGGCCTCGGGAACCTAGAAACCCGATATTTAGTGATATGGTATTCGGCCGGCTCGATCCTGGCTCTCGCGGTTGCCATACCTCACTTGGGTAAGCTTGCGGTAAGGGAACTTGGCATCGGCATTTTGATGGCATTTTGTAGCGTTCTTGGACAGACCGGTATGGCTCTTGCAATGTCGGGCGGAATTCCAGGCTACGTGGTTTTTCCTGTGGCAGTTGGAGGTGGTCTAATTTTAGTGGTGATGGTAGGTGTATTTGTGTTTGGTGAGCGGCTGAGCCTCCTCATTGGTATCGGAATCGCAAGCGGTCTTGCATCTCTGATTCTTCTCGCACTGCCGAGTTGAGCATCTACTGTTCTAGGAGTTCGCAGCAGGAATAGGACGCATTGCTCTCCGCGGGCCCCTTTGTACTGGACGATAAATCTTGGGTAAATTGGCTGCAGTATTGCATGACATATATCTGCGGTACGCGCCTCCGGGAACTTTGGAAGTTCCTGAAAATCTCAACTTGCTTCCCATAACCAGCTTTTCTTAGATAGTGCTTCTGTGTGCGGCGATCCGATACAGTCTGCGTGACAGAGTTACCCAGCTTGTAGCCAATTGTGTTGACTGTAGGCATGGCATTGGACATCTGCGTCCTGGCGGTCTCAATCGTGAAACGGGAATCATCGCTAGTATCCAGCCGCACAAGCCGGTACTCGGAGCGACAAGGAGAACCATCGTCGCCTTGCGGTATTTTGGCTTCTGAATATCAACATCAGGTCTATCCCGGACTACTGGGAACCCAGGAAAGGCGTGAAGATTCTTCAATTGGGTGGGTGACCTTCCGGCAGCTTGATCGACTAGCTTTCTAGATAGAGTTTCCACTTTCAGGATCTCGCTATATCACTTCGGGCCGAAGTGTATGATGATTTCCTGTTTTCGCGCTGAAGTTGTTCTGGCGGCTGTTGCCACCGTTGGGCAGCAAAGTGAGGAGATAGTCAGCCTGCATGAGGCGCCATCCAATGTGCGTACTCAGGGAGACATCGATGCCTCCACCGGTTGAGGCAGAGAAGGCATTTGCAGAGCCGGAGGAGGAACTGCTTTGGGTATAGAGGCTCCCATTGGCGTGGGCTCCGAAGGACAGTGTCGATTCCGGAACTTTGAGTGGTGCAGTCGACCCTCAAAACCACACTTTCAATTAGGGGGTGCGTGTCATTCCGATCAGCTTGTCGGCTAGCAAGTCGCAAACATCGCAGGACTCGGGGATCTCCTTTCGCCTGTAAACATACATAAGACCTGGGTTCTTTGGAAAGATTGAAGCCGGAGGCGACGATCTCGACTCTTCAAGGAAAAAGCTTAATGACCACGAATTCCGAAGATGCTCCCGATACAGTAAAGCCCGTGAGGAGCATGAAACGTTCAAAGGCCCCTTCCGCCACGTATTTCCTGCGGGGAGTGTGACCGTTATAGCCCTTCGATTTCAATAGTTGAGCCCCTGTCTCACAATCGAGAAGGGGCTCGAAGAGTATGGAGCACCATAGCTAGCCAATGTCGGTCGTTCAATATCTCATTGTTTATTCAAGCTGCGAAGATAGTCGCCAAGCTCGGTGTGGATTTCAGGACGATCCCACATAAACTTTCTGGGGAATTGCCTAGTGAGAACATATGGAGCAGGTTCAGGCGGCATCATCCGTTTCATTTCAGCTTTTGTCGCGCGGTATTCGCCGATTCTGTACCCATACATATCAAGATGGCGTATCCCAAGTTTCAAAGCGACTTCGCATACACTCTTGATCTGAGCAGCCGTCGGGTACTTTGCGGGAGCGGTGCCTAACTCTTCAGCTGTTGGCAGACCAGAAGGTATAGATAATCTTTTTCTTGTCTCCAACCACCCGATGCACACTTTCGATTGCATAAGCGCGTGGTACTGGCTCAACTCCGCTCCCAAGACAGACTGGGAGGGAGATTTCGTCACGATGAAGCATCTAGGATTTACTGATGTGCTTCTATCCTGGGGGCTTGACACAGCGGGACTCATTACTCGCAAAGAAGACACGAAACAGGCAATGCGTTGGGCTCATAGGGCCGGCATGGGTTCTTACGTGATCGTCTGGCAGCCTGAAGCCAATTCTCTGCCACGCATCGCGGAGTTCGTTCACATAAACGCTGACGGCAAAGTGCTCGATTCATTCGATGTCTTTAATCCCACGTGGCGCTCGACTTACTGGAAAAGCTACCTCCAGGAGATCGCGAAGACATACGGTTCCCGGAGGAACCCCGGTGTAGGAAGTCTTCGGTCCAACAATGATGTTCGAGGCTGTAGCAGCCAGATCCATTGCGTGGCGCCCTATGATGGGCAAATTGGCAACTTTTTTCTCGTCTATTGTTTCGCCGATGACTGCGTCGTCGGTTGAAAGAGGCGGATTCGTTGCGGAGATTGTGACAGCAGAGTTTGTTGAGCCCACACGGAGCGTGATGTCGGTGCGCGCTGCTAGATTCAACTGCACAATGGTTCCCTTGTTCACGACCTTTTCGAAGCCGACCATTTCAACGGATACATCGTATGTTCCAGGTGAAACATAGGGTATT
This portion of the Edaphobacter sp. 4G125 genome encodes:
- a CDS encoding DUF2334 domain-containing protein, encoding MIFCLTVDDVCLEGYSTEEDMHALLQFFRSEGILSTFFVVPRAERIRLQERPGYVELLKQALAQGHALGQHGLEHDRFETGIPPRMILDLPHESASRERLAKEQAAIEEGLAVPKLRERLCQGRQILEDALECKIGGFRAPCLSTCENFFTALSAEGFSYDSSMYLQEGGWDLLQGKALAPRPISRVDFDRSQHSSGIRSLPLTTEYTWYLRQTDFEATMALAQHDFDSCLRAGIPFVTLAHVSPLNQCEDGCGFDFYRQLIAYAHEATSAVGDELRLLNLDETYEVLFDEKELA
- a CDS encoding M24 family metallopeptidase; the encoded protein is MITIPKAEFEDRISRIQAAFDIQKLDGLMVYGDEYRRENLRYVSNFWPIFERGACFIPKTGKPIFAGAPEGECYAREMCPWTDLRNIKEFACVSVPEEIEYPLAKFSSLRQIIGDVLRGGQRLGVVGKFDMPGPILDRVQNALPGLVIVEADSILRDLRVVKSANEVACLREAGRIACLGYEALVASAVPGKSELEATGAAEGVARSAGAESIPFTVFGSGQRTNTIIGRPTRKIIQDGEMVMVAFAVQYEGYIATVEYPFVAGVATDAQKRFLSALFEASTIQVSYLKNGVISGEMVRAVKSVFQKHKLERYDLYPPMHGIGLAEAESPYPDEKATYPLRAGMCVNSDISLFGHLEGSNRIEEGFVITESGCESLTPSIRAACAAGV
- a CDS encoding sensory rhodopsin transducer, whose protein sequence is MTKHGAKIWYFVDGYLPEKIGSGPMEAHEALMILNPNAAAATVLLDFYFENKDPVKGIEVIVGAERVRALRLDHPGDIGDLKIPSLTQYSLRLRSDVDVVAQFGRLDTTQVNMAYYSCAGFCTSSENNEANK
- a CDS encoding PIG-L deacetylase family protein, with protein sequence MKALVLGAHLDDSVIALGGILRKMANAGCDVNVVCFGHSDEDFADIADKETAAERITAQAVAAHKILGVKSFECFHYPDYAVQENRETYRLCIESIRKYEPDIVFGHSWNEYFQHRAMARLSCDSWWQAAWSCSADLGPPWFARSLYHFEVIQSLSEPSDIVDISETFEAKMAAWRCFQSSSDIVEPKSEDEKSSRRNYGSTMGSLTEQLETRARYYGSLIGVRYAEALKRSDFLPRAVHDIKLL
- a CDS encoding EamA family transporter, producing MPYGFLFLAVASLGMIGVLHKVADHRRCRPEAINLFIFLGGVVVMSVLSFWRFGAAGVLDTPRIAWVTAATCGLLASLAILSFQRGVRYGKISTSWLVINLSMAVPTVLSIVVYREEITRRRAVGLLLAVATLVILWRERVREEASGEVIAIAQVPEK
- a CDS encoding carboxypeptidase-like regulatory domain-containing protein → MYLLHRFLLTLLLSFSVSIWAQIANNTTLVGTITDPSGGVIVGATVSAVNMATNVSYAGTTNREGYYSIPYVSPGTYDVSVEMVGFEKVVNKGTIVQLNLAARTDITLRVGSTNSAVTISATNPPLSTDDAVIGETIDEKKVANLPIIGRHAMDLAATASNIIVGPKTSYTGVPPGTVCLRDLLEVAFPVSRAPRGIKDIE